A genomic window from Carassius auratus strain Wakin chromosome 45, ASM336829v1, whole genome shotgun sequence includes:
- the LOC113062904 gene encoding putative E3 ubiquitin-protein ligase UBR7 gives MAANDGEEEATVSLVDVLEEDEELENEASAVLGGSDSEKCSYPEGYVKRQALYACNTCTPKGGEPAGICLACSYKCHEGHDLFELYTKRNFQCDCGNDKFGQMECKLFADKEKVNSGNKYSHNFFGLYCTCDRPYPDPEDEVPDEMIQCIVCEDWFHGRHLGCVVPDCVELQEMICESCMNKTPFLWDYAAHIAVPAITKVNPCKGVEDVKVEVENDEEEKKIKNENLKSPVDEKVQVNGTSSCKRKHQEETEGSSEEGSCSGCRLREMKSSGRSRTLQGAVFWPSAWRTKLCTCTDCKILYADAGVPFLMDEMDTVLAYENKGKSTEQAEQAGGAEGRDPLMSALNNLNRVQQLEIIHEYNDMKTELKDYLQRFAAEGKVVTPEDIRHFFEQQQSRKRRRANAGQYYCS, from the exons ATGGCGGCAAACGATGGAGAGGAGGAGGCTACAGTATCTCTGGTGGACGTCTTAGAGGAGGATGAAGAGCTGGAGAACGAAGCCTCCGCTGTTCTCGGAGGAAGTGATTCAGAGAAATGCTCGTATCCAGAG GGATATGTGAAGCGTCAGGCTCTGTATGCCTGTAACACCTGCACACCGAAGGGAGGAGAGCCAGCTGGCATCTGTCTGGCATGTTCCTACAAGTGCCATGAAGGCCATGACCTTTTTGAGCTCTATACCAAAAG GAATTTTCAATGTGATTGTGGGAACGACAAGTTTGGGCAAATGGAGTGCAAGCTGTTTGCG GATAAAGAAAAAGTGAATTCTGGGAACAAATACAGCCACAATTTTTTTGGCTTGTATTGCACATGTGACAGACCCTACCCAGATCCAGAGGACGAG GTTCCTGATGAGATGATCCAGTGTATCGTGTGTGAGGACTGGTTCCATGGTCGG CATTTAGGCTGTGTAGTGCCAGACTGTGTGGAGCTGCAAGAGATGATCTGCGAGTCGTGCATGAATAAAACCCCTTTCCTTTGGGACTATGCTGCACATATTGCAG TGCCAGCCATAACAAAAGTAAATCCATGCAAAGGAGTGGAGGATGTGAAGGTTGAGGTAGAAAATGATGAAGAAGAGAAGAAGATTAAAAATGAGAACCTGAAGAGCCCTGTAGATGAGAAG GTGCAGGTCAATGGGACATCCTCCTGTAAGCGGAAACACCAGGAAGAAACCGAAGGTTCCTCAGAGGAGGGTTCGTGCTCCGGTTGCAGGCTGAGAGAGATGAAGTCCTCCGGGAGGAGCCGGACTCTGCAGGGCGCTGTGTTCTGGCCCTCTGCCTGGCGCACAAAACTCTGCACTTGCACTGACTGCAAG ATCCTCTATGCAGATGCAGGAGTGCCTTTCCTCATGGATGAGATGGACACTGTCCTGGCGTATGAAAACAAGGGTAAGTCCACAGAGCAGGCTGAACAAGCAGGTGGAGCCGAGGGTCGCGACCCCTTGATGTCGGCCCTAAACAACTTAAATCGGGTTCAGCAGCTGGAGATCATCCATG aatatAATGACATGAAGACAGAACTGAAGGACTACCTGCAACGATTTGCAGCAGAAGGAAAG GTGGTGACGCCTGAGGACATCCGTCACTTCTTTGAACAGCAGCAAAGCCGCAAGAGACGACGAGCGAATGCAGGCCAGTACTACTGCAGTTAA
- the LOC113062902 gene encoding LOW QUALITY PROTEIN: BTB/POZ domain-containing protein 7-like (The sequence of the model RefSeq protein was modified relative to this genomic sequence to represent the inferred CDS: deleted 1 base in 1 codon), with product MGVNASSYPHSCSPRFGGNPQTQQTFIGASYAPQGYGGESKLYSLEHGPEKPQDKKKKSSGLATLKRRFIKRRKSSRSADHARQMRELLSGWDVRDVNALVEEYDGTAALKELSLQAGLARPEARTLQRDLANLYQHNYCTDVDLIFKDSCFPAHRAILAARCPFFKTLLSSSPGYGAEVLLNVGTAGMDAPMFSSLLHYLYTGELGSEDVRLQNVDVLVRLSEEFGTPNSLEGDMRNLCEHMAYFDSLLSFSSDSELVEAFGAGGPAPSGMGGGNSGVNLSSPDEELRAHKAVLSARSPFFRNLLQRRIRSGEEITERTLQTPTRIILDESIIPKKYACVVLHCMYTDAVDLSLVLRGSPSEGSLGEVQALVAGRGCMSRAEEAMELYHIALFLEFSMLAQGCEDIVADSISLDSVVAILKWSSQPYGSKWVHRQAMHFLCEEFSQVMTSDVLYELSKEHLLAAIQSDYLQASEQDILKYVVKWGEHQLIRRMADREPNLLSGTAHSVNKRGVKRRDLDLEELKEILSPLLPFVRTEHILPTNSEVLSDTMKRGLISTPPSDMLPTAEGGKANAWLRQKSAGIYVRPRLFSPYVEEAKVVLEEMMVEQTDLVRLRMVRMSNVPDTLYMVNNAVPQCCHMINHQQMAGSQTAPPSVVANEIPVPRLAVVKEMIRRLQELRHTDQVQRAYALNCGEGATVSYELQIRVLREFGLPDGAAELLQNPHKFFPEERFGDESPVLALRQSGRCRVNSTPAVESMFTDLEALVGFRPPLPPPPPPYHPPATPGHSQQQYKTGWRPRVPTQPPSRSFSYPCNHALLHRQPSSKMTSPAYPPGAKPLPPDCTNAQGGRNLHPDKKMQNMEPVINEFMPDIAMGVSAMSLKERRLPEVSMEVESHEAHPHIATAPPISHSYSSRHPHSSRKRHAAEPKPEGPQPDFPDLYEFPGRHVPPYSGPDLYIHSRQAGGGAPPPSYSEASESHRLDVLEQPPQRLGLAIVSQGGVAQAVQRSWPLNETDLTCGLGPSTEQYEEWPMGRRPAPEGMGLSLGANVGSGDEGGLGTRDRRSPSKPEYPYRKSAL from the exons GCGCCTCCTATGCACCACAGGGTTATGGCGGCGAGTCCAAGCTCTACAGCCTAGAACATGGCCCTGAAAAACCTcaggacaaaaagaaaaagagctcTGGTTTGGCCACGCTCAAAAGGAGATTCATTAAGCGACGCAAGTCCAGTCGGTCTGCCGATCATGCGCGGCAGATGCGCGAGCTCCTTTCGGGCTGGGACGTGCGCGACGTCAATGCCCTTGTGGAGGAATATGATGGCACGGCAGCACTCAAAGAGCTCAGTCTGCAGGCGGGCCTGGCCCGCCCTGAGGCTCGCACCCTGCAGCGTGATTTAGCCAACCTTTATCAGCACAATTACTGCACTGATGTGGACCTGATCTTCAAGGATTCCTGCTTCCCAGCACACCGAGCCATTCTGGCTGCCCGCTGCCCATTCTTCAAGACCCTGCTTTCGTCGTCGCCAGGTTACGGGGCAGAGGTGTTGTTGAATGTTGGGACGGCAGGCATGGATGCGCCCATGTTCTCCTCGTTGCTGCATTACCTCTATACAGGTGAACTAGGATCAGAGGACGTGAGGTTGCAGAATGTTGATGTGCTGGTCAGACTGAGTGAGGAGTTCGGTACG CCAAACTCCTTAGAAGGCGACATGCGAAACCTCTGTGAGCACATGGCGTATTTTGACTCGCTGCTGAGCTTCTCCTCGGACTCTGAGCTGGTTGAGGCTTTCGGAGCAGGTGGACCTGCTCCTAGTGGCATGGGAGGTGGAAACTCAGGGGTGAACCTCAGCTCTCCTGATGAGGAGCTAAGGGCCCACAAGGCCGTGCTTTCAGCCCGCTCGCCATTCTTCCGCAACCTGCTGCAACGACGCATCCGCTCGGGGGAGGAGATCACTGAGCGAACTCTCCAAACCCCTACCCGTATTATCCTCGACGAATCCATCATTCCCAAGAAATACGCCTGTGTGGTCTTGCACTGCATGTACACAGATGCGGTGGATCTTTCACTAGTGCTGCGCGGGAGCCCTTCTGAAGGCAGTCTGGGTGAAGTTCAGGCTCTGGTGGCTGGGAGAGGGTGCATGAGTCGGGCCGAAGAGGCCATGGAGCTCTACCACATCGCCCTCTTCTTGGAGTTCAGCATGCTAGCTCAGG GCTGTGAAGACATTGTGGCAGACAGCATCTCGCTGGACTCTGTGGTGGCCATCCTGAAGTGGAGCTCACAGCCTTACGGCTCCAAATGGGTTCATCGGCAGGCCATGCACTTCCTGTGCGAGGAGTTCAGCCAGGTCATGACCTCTGACGTCCTCTACGAGCTTAGCAAGGAGCACCTGCTGGCGGCCATTCAGTCTGATTACCTGCAG GCAAGTGAACAGGACATCCTCAAGTATGTTGTAAAGTGGGGCGAACACCAGCTCATCAGGAGGATGGCCGATAGAG AGCCTAACCTGTTAAGTGGTACTGCACATAGTGTGAATAAACGTGGCGTGAAAAGAAGGGATCTGGACCTGGAAGAGCTTAAAGAGATACTGTCTCCGCTGCTGCCTTTTGTCAGAACCGAGCACATATTACCAACCAACAGTGAGGTCCTCTCCGAtact ATGAAGAGGGGTCTGATCAGCACCCCTCCCTCTGACATGCTGCCCACAGCAGAGGGAGGCAAAGCCAACGCCTGGCTCCGGCAGAAGAGTGCTGGCATTTACGTTCGCCCACGGTTATTTTCTCCTTATGTAGAGGAGGCCAAG GTGGTTTTGGAGGAGATGATGGTCGAGCAGACTGACCTGGTTCGGCTGCGCATGGTTCGCATGTCCAATGTACCCGACACACTCTACATGGTAAACAATGCCGTCCCCCAGTGTTGTCACATGATCAACCACCAGCAAATGGCTGGCAGCCAGACCGCTCCACCGTCTGTGGTTGCTAATGAGATACCAG TGCCCAGGTTGGCAGTGGTGAAGGAAATGATCCGTAGGCTGCAGGAGCTGCGTCACACAGACCAGGTGCAGCGAGCATATGCTCTGAACTGTGGTGAGGGCGCCACAGTCAGCTACGAGCTGCAGATCCGTGTGCTTCGAGAGTTTGGCCTACCAGACGGGGCTGCAGAACTCCTACAG AATCCGCACAAATTCTTTCCCGAGGAGCGTTTTGGAGATGAGAGTCCCGTCCTGGCCTTACGGCAGTCAGGTCGCTGCCGGGTCAACAGTACCCCAGCTGTGGAGAGCATGTTCACCGACCTGGAGGCTCTGGTGGGCTTCCGCCCCCCTCTGCCCCCTCCTCCTCCACCCTACCATCCCCCAGCCACACCGGGCCATAGCCAGCAGCAGTATAAAACGGGCTGGAGACCTCGGGTCCCCACCCAACCTCCCTCCAGATCTTTCTCCTACCCCTGCAATCATGCACTCCTTCACAGGCAACCCTCTTCCAAGATGACCAGCCCAGCCTACCCCCCAGGAGCCAAGCCCCTGCCCCCAGACTGCACTAATGCACAGGGGGGGAGGAATCTTCATCCTGACAAGAAAATG CAGAACATGGAGCCTGTTATCAACGAGTTCATGCCGGACATCGCCATGGGTGTTTCAGCAATGAGCCTGAAGGAGCGGCGCCTTCCGGAGGTCTCCATGGAGGTAGAGAGTCACGAAGCCCACCCTCACATTGCTACAGCTCCTCCCATCTCCCACAGCTACTCGAGTCGTCACCCGCACTCTTCCCGTAAGCGGCATGCAGCCGAACCCAAGCCCGAGGGCCCACAGCCTGACTTCCCAGATCTCTACGAGTTCCCAGGCCGTCACGTGCCTCCCTACAGTGGACCGGACCTCTATATCCACAGCCGTCAGGCAGGTGGTGGAGCACCACCTCCGTCCTACTCCGAGGCTTCAGAATCCCACCGCCTGGATGTTCTGGAACAGCCTCCGCAGAGACTTGGCTTGGCAATCGTCTCACAAGGGGGCGTTGCACAAGCTGTGCAGAGGTCATGGCCCTTAAATGAGACGGACCTCACCTGTGGGCTTGGCCCCTCCACAGAACAGTATGAGGAATGGCCCATGGGCCGCCGGCCTGCACCAGAAGGAATGGGGCTGAGCTTAGGAGCGAACGTTGGGTCAGGGGACGAGGGAGGGTTAGGTACCCGAGACCGTAGGTCACCCAGCAAACCTGAATACCCCTACAGAAAGTCTGCTCTCTGA